Part of the Cyanobacterium stanieri LEGE 03274 genome is shown below.
CAACTGTTATCCCGAACTGAGGTTTTCTTAAATCTATTCTTCCATTAAAGCCGATAGTTTATTAACCGTTTCCTCAACCTTAACCGTATTACCCGGATTCACCAACCCATAATAATCAAATACATAAACCTTATCTTCTTTTACTGCCCGTAAATCTCCCCAAAAAGACTCTGCTTTCATTTGTTCTTCTATGCCCTGTTGTCCTGGATCTACTAAAATGATAATGTCGGGATTAGTTGCCAAAATTTTCTCAGGAGATAAGGTTACATAACCTCCAAATTGTGAGCTACCCTGTAAATCCGCTACCACATTATTAAATTGAAATTGATTTAATAAATCCCCTGCCCAACTATTTTTATTAGGAGCGAGAATAGGTTGACGGCTTACCAAAACCAAAGCAGAAGTATCAGCATTTATCTGAGGAGGTATCCATCGTTGATAATTTTGTAATAGGGGTTGAGCATTTTCCCCCATGATAGAGGCGATATTTTGAGTTAATGTGGTTAAGGATTCTAAACTATCGACGTTAGTAGAAATGGTTTTGATGCCCACTTCTTCAAGTTTTGCTAAGGTTTGATCACTAAAACCCTCTGCACCAATGACCAAATCTGGCTCAAGGGCGACTATTTTTTCTAAGTCTGGGGGGGTATTTCCTTCGCTGACGGTGGGATAATCTGCAAATCGGGGGTCATTTCTGGTTAGGCTACTACCTGGAATTCCTACTAATTTTTCAGGGTTTAGTTGATAGATAATGTCTGCAGTGAGGGAGGTTAGGGCAACAATTTTTTGGGGTTGATTAACTGTTTCTAATTCGGTATTGATACTTTCTTGTTGATTCTCTTGCAAGGTAATATTTTCGGAATTATTACAGGCGGTAATGGTTATTAAAGAAAGGGATAATAGTAGTAATTTTGTGATTTGATTTTTCATAGTTTTTTTGTAGGTAAATTTGATATTTTTATATAATGGATGAAAATAAGATCCCCCCTAGCCCCCCTTGGTAAGGGGGGAATTTCATGTGAGTTTCTCATAAATGATTTAAGACTGCTACAGCTATTTATTAAAAACCCATCAAGATGATGATCAAAACTAGATTAAAAACGTAGTCGGAAGTTAATTCCTGCGTTGAATCCGGGAGGTGCAAAACGTTCTAAATTGGCATTGTCAATAGTAGTACCTCGCACATCTGACCAAACAAAATATTTTTGATCAAATAAGTTAAATAAACCAATGTTTAAAGAGGCATTTTTAGAAAAATTATAGTAGCCAATTAAATCTAGTAAAAAATAACCATCGGGGAGAAATAAATTATCTCCATCCACTCTAGTTTTGCCACCAACAAATGTTCCTACTAATTCTGAGCCCCATCTATCTTCGGGTGCTCGATACTTTAAACCAACTACGGCTTGAAAGGGATCAATAGAATTTAGTGGTACAGAGTTACTATTACTGTTATTATTACCTTCAGTCCAAGCGAGACTACCCACTAAGCTAAAACCGTCTTGTCTGGTGGGGTTAAAGAAATATTCTGCCCTTGCTTCTACACCATAGATTTCTGCACTATCTATGTTTTGTGCCTGAAATTGTTGGAATCCGTCGCTAGGGCGATCGCCCAGAGCCACATTATCGATAAAATTATTGTAGTTGTTATAAAACCCTGCTAAACTAAAATCCACTTGAGGATATGAACCACGTACCCCAATTTCAAAACTATCACTGGTTTCAGGGCTTAAATCGGCATTGGGTAACACCGCATATTGAAATGCAAAATTAGTAAAACCAATATTAGCATCATCATAAGGAGGACTGCGAAAACCTCTAGCATATTGTCCATATAAAGATAACTCTGGGGTAGCCTTGTAAACCACACCAATTTTGGGAGAAAAAGCCGAGTCATTACGATTTTCCACCTCAAAATTATCTACATTAATACGCCGAAAATCATCATCCTCATTAGCATTGAGACTAAAATAATCCCACCGTAAACCGGGTATGATTGACCATTTACCCATTTCAATTTCATCTTGAATATAAACCCCTAAGCGAAGAGTGTCGGTATCAGGAAAAGTCTTGTTGGGAAACTCCTCCCCAATAACAAATTTACTGGTGCTACCATCAGCAAAAATAAGGGTATTATCCCTTGGGCGAGAAGTAGTTGTGTTGAATAATTCTAAACCATAAACTAAACGATGGGATGCCCTAGAAGTTTGAAAGTCACTTTGTAACTGAATTTCGCCGCCAAATACTTCTTGGGAAAACTCGTTAATCTCATCTCTAGTAACAGGAGCGAATCTCGGTGGCCCCATGCCAAAGGATTGTTGGATACCGCTCGATATTTTTTGTTCTCGAATGAAGGCATCTTGATAATATATCTTGGCATTGATGGCATCTAACCATGAAGGGCTGGGATTGGTGCTGTTATAGTCGAGGCTGAAACGGTTTCTTTTACGGGTGTCCGTGGCTTCGGATAAT
Proteins encoded:
- a CDS encoding ABC transporter substrate-binding protein, translating into MKNQITKLLLLSLSLITITACNNSENITLQENQQESINTELETVNQPQKIVALTSLTADIIYQLNPEKLVGIPGSSLTRNDPRFADYPTVSEGNTPPDLEKIVALEPDLVIGAEGFSDQTLAKLEEVGIKTISTNVDSLESLTTLTQNIASIMGENAQPLLQNYQRWIPPQINADTSALVLVSRQPILAPNKNSWAGDLLNQFQFNNVVADLQGSSQFGGYVTLSPEKILATNPDIIILVDPGQQGIEEQMKAESFWGDLRAVKEDKVYVFDYYGLVNPGNTVKVEETVNKLSALMEE
- a CDS encoding TonB-dependent hemoglobin/transferrin/lactoferrin family receptor — encoded protein: MNKTQRQIIKKSTLLSLTILAITNPVEAQETNITNQQQPLMVAQNNNKTTITGIQINPRESGIEITIKTDDGTSPIPLIMNESEQVIIDFVDTALNINGDNQFQVNDVSSDISNITLSTLDNTTVRMVVTGTQQTPFGEIVPSLDNLVLSLTTGQRNTAQNIFNQDDITITITGTRTARRLLDSANSITVIDSQQIERQLIQNIQDLVRYEPGVSVGRSANRFGTQDFNIRGIDGNRVLLQVDGIRIPDNFVGRGRDYFDLETTKRVEIIKGPASALYGSDAIGGVVSFITKDPQDYLDVFGNSFYTSGQIGYDSRDESISLTGVLAGEDEDGKLQFSTVFGFGSGSEFKTRGDATPNPQDTQDLSLTAKLVYNFNENSSLKFTGEFLDEEVETNLLDEVGRTPFNLRPPNIVFFDRQLSEATDTRKRNRFSLDYNSTNPSPSWLDAINAKIYYQDAFIREQKISSGIQQSFGMGPPRFAPVTRDEINEFSQEVFGGEIQLQSDFQTSRASHRLVYGLELFNTTTSRPRDNTLIFADGSTSKFVIGEEFPNKTFPDTDTLRLGVYIQDEIEMGKWSIIPGLRWDYFSLNANEDDDFRRINVDNFEVENRNDSAFSPKIGVVYKATPELSLYGQYARGFRSPPYDDANIGFTNFAFQYAVLPNADLSPETSDSFEIGVRGSYPQVDFSLAGFYNNYNNFIDNVALGDRPSDGFQQFQAQNIDSAEIYGVEARAEYFFNPTRQDGFSLVGSLAWTEGNNNSNSNSVPLNSIDPFQAVVGLKYRAPEDRWGSELVGTFVGGKTRVDGDNLFLPDGYFLLDLIGYYNFSKNASLNIGLFNLFDQKYFVWSDVRGTTIDNANLERFAPPGFNAGINFRLRF